Genomic window (Paraglaciecola psychrophila 170):
ATACGGTGATCCATTTTGATCCTTGGTGGAATCCTGCGGTAGAAAATCAAGCTACCGATCGCGCTTACCGTATTGGTCAAGATAAACCCGTATTTGTGTATAAGTTGATTATTGAAAATTCCATTGAAGAAAAAATTCTACAGATCCAAAATAAAAAAGCAGAGCTGGCTAATGCCCTATTATCAGAGGAGGTAAGCCAAGGTAATCTAAGTTTAACCAATGATATTTTAGATACCTTACTTGCACCATTGACTTAAATTGATCACCTTGTGGTATTCACTCATTACTCGGAATAGGGAGGGCTTTAAGGCACAGCCCTATCCAAAGTAATATTTGCTAAGTGTGGACTGTTATGGCGGCGCGTTATAAAACGTGCCACCATAAAGTGATAAGGATTAAAACTTGTAGTTAAGTTTGGTATAGACGTAACGTCCTTCAGGGGTATGAATACCACCAAATAAACCAAAACGGTCATCGGCCATAGGAGGCAGTTTATCAAAGAGGTTCTTTATGCCGAATGAGATTTTTATTCCTTGTGCTGCATCATGGGTAAAATCATAACCGATGTACGCATTGAAGCGATGCCAAGCGTCGATCTTCCAATATTCTCTATTGCCCTCACTATCCGTGATAGACGCACTCGTTTCCTCAAACTTGCCAGTGTGCTCCATGGTAAGTGCAGCTGACCAAGCTTGATTGCGCCATTTAAGAGACGAATTGGCTTTCCATTTAGGGCTGCCATTAATGCCCACCATATTACCCAGATTGGTCACAACTATCCCAAGGTCGGACAAAATATCGCTTTCTTCACCGGCTATGGTTTTGCGACTGATTAAACGAGCTGCACTAAGATTGTAGGTAAACTGGCCCATATCATTCTTGAATTTATACTCAAGTGCATAATCGACACCGCTAGATATTTGCTTATCAAGATTCAAATAGGGATCAATCACCTGAGTGATTTCACCTGATGCTGATATCCCTGTTCCTAAGAATAACTCGATGTCTTCTGGGGTTGCCTTTTCACGTTGAACGTTGGGATTAGTTTGTCCATTTTTGCGATAGTATAAATCGAGGGCTGATTGGCTTGTCGCACTTAATACGCCAATCACTCCTTCTTGTTCTATTTGCCAGTAATCCAGAGTGAGGGTTAAATTTTCAATTAATGAAGGAGTGAATACAACGCCATAACCAGTATTTACTGAGGTTTCTGATTCAAGATCGACAGGCTCTCTGAGTACTTTAATTTGATCGCCTTTACAGTTAGATAAATTACCTTCTATGAGTCCTTTTTCTAGCTTCGCGGTGCAGCGAGCATAATCGACAGTTGAGGATTGGCGGTTGATCCCCAGCAAGTTTGTCTGCACAAGATTAGGTGCGCGAAAGCCTTCTGACCAACTGCCCCTGAACATGAGATTATTGTTTACATGCCACGAAGCGGCAACTCTAGGTACGAAGGCGTTACCCACATCAGATAAGTTTTCATAGCGAGCCGCTAACTGCATATTAACGGCCTGAACCAGTGAAATATTCATGGCTTGTGACACTAATGGTAATGAAAGCTCAGCAAAGGTTGAAAATACAGAGCGGTCACCAAACACATCGTTGGTCGGACTATCACCTATGGAGTTACTTTGAGCGACGTTGCCAGAAATAGAGTCCATAAAAGGACTGGTTCCATCTAAACGATCATCTTTGTCTTCATCAAAGCTTACATATCGGTATTCTATGCCAGAGGCAAAACCCACATCACCTGCTGCCCAAGAAAAAATACTTGGATGCGACACTTTAAAATCAACCAATGCTAGTTCAGTCGTCGCATTTTTGGTTAAGTCTTGATAAAAAGTAGTAAGGGTGGTTTCTGAGTTACATGATGCGCCACAAAAAGGATTGTAGGCGTCAGGTGTGATTTTGTTGATAGAGTCTTGAAATTTACTCACTGACAGACCATTTTTGGTTTTGTCATCACTGGATGCAGTAGAATAAAGCAACGCTGTGTCATAATTCCAATCCCCTAATGTGCCTTTGAGTCCCAGCAAAGCACGATACGTTTTATTGGTGACTTTAATGTGTCGAACGTCGGCATCGGTTACCCGGTAATGATAAAGTAATAAATCAACGCCCTCATCTGGAACATCTGTACTAGCAAGACGGTTAGGATTGGCTGAGCCGTCAGCTAACGTTGTGGCGCCGAATGGGTTCCAGTATGCGTTCTTAGAAATGCTAAAGCGTTGATCGGTTAATATCCTCGCTGAATCACCATTGCGACTTGTATGAGCAACATAAGCTCCCAGCTCTCCATATAACTCATGCGTGTCATTGATGTCATAACTAAACACACTAAATATATTTAGCCGAGAGCGCTTCGAATAAAGCTCTCGTTCAGCGCCCAAGTCATGGTACATCGCATTATCTGTGGCATAACTCCAATATCCATCATCAATACAAATAGTATCAGAAACGTTGGTTAAACATCCAGAGTTGGTAGTAGGCTGTACATGAAACCTACCTGAGGAATTGGTTAACGCTGTGCCGTCTTGCAGGCCAATAGTGCCAGTGTCAATCATATCAAAATAGCCATGTCCTCCAATACTAGAACGATTATCGAAAGCACTATTGTCCTCAAAATCAGTGCCCACTAAAAAAGGAGTGCGGTCTGCAGAAGCAGCGTATTTATAGTTTGAGGTAGGTACGGCATTTCGTGAATCATATCCGGCATAAAAAGAAATATTCCCTTTGCCGCCATTTAATTCTGTTCCTGCAGAAAAAGTCAAATTCAGGTCTTTTTTGCCAATACCTATTGCTTTGCCATACCGCGCACTAAAAGCAACACCGTCATAATCATTAATCATCACTGTATTGATTACGCCAGCAACAGCATCAGCACCGTATAAGGCGGACGCACCATCACGCATCACTTGCATCTGTGCAATACCGGCTGCAGGTATTGTATTCATATTGTAAGAAACAACAGGAACAGAGCTGCTATTCTGCCAGCTTGGGTGTAATACCATGCGGCGCCCATTCACCAACATCAACGTATTTCCTGTGCCAATAGATCGAAGATTAACTGAAGCAACATCGCCTCTAAGTGTATTAACGCCACCAGTAAAGTTAGACTCGTTAAAGGCCATATCACCGGATTGGGGTAACATTCTAAGTAGCTCTGCACCGTCAGACACACCATATGCAGCTATATCATCGTTATTTAATAGGCTGATAGGAAGGGTGCCAGCGATAGGTGTTAGGTAAGAGCCCACAATGACTAATTTTTTCTACCGATTGAGTCTCCGAGGTCTTTTTTTGTATTTTTAGTCTTCTCGGTAGACACCTGTCTAGGGACAATCATGATAGAGCCATTAGTATTCATTGTTGCGGTTAAATTTGTATTCGCCAAACCTGCTTTTAAGGCTTCTAAAACTGAAGAGTGATTATTAACTGCACTTAATTGAACACTGTCTTTTAATGATTCAGGGGCCACGATGACTAAGTTATATTGTTTAGACAACGTATCGATCGCTGATAATAAAGGCTGTTTTTTAAATTAATGTTTTCATTTGCCATGACACATTGACTGCTCAAGACTGCGAGCGTGATACTGGCAGCAAGTAGGCAAGGTTTAAATGCTGTACGCATGATGTGAGTCCTATTAAATATTTACCGAGATCAGCTCGGATTCATAGGCATGACGAATCTCAAGGGCAAGTGTTTCAGTTAAAGTGAATAATTCAAAAAAGTGTCACAAACTTAGCCAGATTACGCCTTGAGGATCTTTGTTCCATTGGATTTTATGGCTGTAATTTAACGTATCTAACATTTGTTCTATTTGGTTGATGTTGAATGATGCTGTGATGGTGCGTGTTTTAAGCGAGGGATGGGTAAAAAGTATTGGCTCAGGAAGGTAACGATTTAATGTTTTAACTACATCGTCCAAAGATGTAGCGATGAAATTAAATCGTTTTTGTTGCCAGTTAGCGAATTGGCTGAGGGAAATAGAGCTTATTTCACTGTTTTGACCATTATGTCCAATAATAACTCGTTGAGCTTTGACTAAATTTTTTATCTCTTGATTATGCTCAACTTTCACATGGCCTTCGGCTACCGTTAATATGGTCTGACTCTGGCTTAATTGCACATCAAAAATCGTTCCCAACACCATAATATCACTCCCCTGAACACTTACCGTAAATGGTTTATTTGGATCTTTTGCCACGTGATATAACACTTCGCCCACAAGTTGTTGCACATTACGGCTTTTGTTGTTCAAAGTGACAGCCACCTTACTGCCTGCACCTAAGGTGATCTCGCTCCCATCGTCTAGCTTAAACGAACGTATTTCGGTCTTAGGTGCTTCATATACCTGGCTGGCAGGAGCCACGTCAAAAAAGTGTGATTTGGGTAGAATTAAAAGTAAAAATGAGGCTGCAATAGCGGATGCCCAGATAGATAAACGTTTTATTGAGGTATAGCCAGTCTGAGGAACTTGCTGTTTAATCCGATAGGCCACGTACATTTCAGCTTCGTTGGTATGACGCGTTTGTCGCCATAACATTTCCATATCACGGTAGGTTTTTGTATTTTTACTAGACGCCTGCAACCACCCTTTAAATGCCTGATAGTCTTGTGGCTGGACTTCCCCTGAATGCATCAACAACAGCCACTCCCTAGCTTGTGTTTGAGTAGCGTTTTTCATAGGAAAAAGCGTGTTCATTGAAGTTTTCTCATTTTAGAAGGAACATTATATTCAGCTTGTTTATCTTCTTCATCGTTTAATAATTCAGCGCTAATAGCAGCATATGCTTTTTCTATTGTTCGACTGATATCAGATAAAGAGTGCCCAGTTTGTTTGGCTATTGTTCGATAGCTTAAGCCCTCTACACAACTTGCCATTAGGAAGCTTTTTTGTTTTGCTGGGAGTTTAGCCATGGCATCTTCTATTAGCGAGATACGTTCACTGTCAAGTGCATCGTGTCCTGCAGATTGTTCATCAAGGGCAGCAATATTGAACTCTTGAAATATTTCATCGATCATTTTTTCTTGTTTTTTTTCACGGCGGAAGGAATCAATAACAAGGTTCCTTGCGATGGTATAAATAAATGCTTTTGGATTTTCAATAGGGTCTTTAGACATCATTTCAGAATATTTGATGAAGGCTAATTGAGCGATGTCTTCAGGATCAGGTGGACCATTACCGAAGCGTCGTCGAAGCTTGCCACAGAGTTCAGGCCAATAATGCTTATAAAATTTGCATAGGAATATTTGTGACAAAACTAATGACTAAACTCTGACTTAATTTGAAATCACTGTAGAGTGTGATTATTACAGAATAATGATACTGAGCTTTTAGGGACAGTTGTGTCTGGTTTGTTGGATCATTACCAAAATTAAAAAGTGATGCATCACCCTAATGTCTCCAAGCGAATACCACGGCTGTACCTAACCTGAGATCTGCTTAAGCGATAATCATAGAGTTCAGCTCTACGTCAGTTAAATTAAGGTTTGGCTTATTTTCTTTTAAACAATTAGCGACCAATCCCGCGAGTAAATTCAGCATAAAGCCGTTCATACTCCGATGCCTTGAGTGTTCGATATAAGAAATATTCTTAAGTTGGTCGTTTATTGTTTCAATTATATAGCGCCTTGAAAGCATGGCTCTATCCCACAACGATGTAGCTTTTGCTTTCATATTTTTGCGAACGGTTGTGATGAGACTTACACCTTTGTCTAATAAATCCGCTTCCAAAGCTTTACTCAAATAGCCTTTGTCTCCATACAATTTATCAGTCAAACCTTCTGCTAATTCACGTACGGGTTGGGTGTCATGTACATTGGCGGTTGTGACTTTCGCAGCAACAATTTCACCGTGATGATTGACGACTAAGTGGAGCTTGAAGCCATAAAACCAACCCATAGTACCTTTACCTCGTTGAGCGATACCGTCGAAGGTTTTATGTCTAGGTATTCGGATGTTATGACACACCTTGATGCTTGAAGAGTCAATGAATTCATATCCTGATGGCTTTCCTTTAAGTGATGTGAAGTAGGCACATATGGGCACAATAACTCTAGGCATGACCTCTATAAATTGTGTGTAACTCAATAAATTTGGAAACGCATTTTTGTACACAAGAGATACATACCCAAGAGAGTAGTTTTTGAAATCACGGTAATGTGACATATGAAAACTGACGACAATCGTCATGATTTCATATGTGGTCATTTGCCCTTCTCTTTGCCCTTCTTTTTGACGTTTTCGCGTACCGTCTTCAAGCAGTTGTTTACACCATTGAGGTATAAATACTTTGCAAAAATCATCGACATCACAAAACAACTCAACAAATTTACTCATGCCTGTTCCTTTTTAGATTCATCTCTTTTAGTCGAAAGTTCGGATCTTGGAACAGGCATTTGGTTTAGTTTCTTAAACAGGATTCAGGTTAACTAATATTATTTTTAGCGCACCAAACTCTGTAATGATGGCCAATAGTGACAAAATTCCATTTGTTATAGCGCAATAGAGAAAGAGGATAGCAAAACAAACCATGTCTTAATCAGGCTCCTTAATTAGAGTGGTTCCCTTAGTATTATATGTACCTGATTAGTAATAAAGCTGAGTTGTATATATTTCTGTGTTGGATAATTCATCTGTTGAGAAAAATCAAAAAAGAGTTCTGTTCAAGCAAATTCCGGTTTCTTGTTTTTAGTTGCAATCAAAATCTTATAGAAGAAGTTTTATGCACGAATTTACCCGAAGTGTTTATTCTTTTAACGTGTTTTTTCGCTAATTCATCTCTGTATTGTGATCAAATTTATGGCTTAGTCGGTAATCATAACGTGTTTAGTTTGCCTGATTAATTAATGGCATGTACTCCTAACCATAAAATTGTTTCTTGAAATCGGTTTAAATTGTGGAGAAAAAAATGAAATTTTTTATTACGAAATTTGTATCAATAGCGGTGTTGTCGCTATCCATTCTTACGACTAGTGCATTTGCAATGCATCATAAGTCAGCGAATTTAGATATTGTAGAAACAGCTGCGAGTAACCCTGCATTCAGCACTTTAGTGGCTGCAGTAAAAGCAGCAGGATTAGTTGAAACTCTGCAAGGAGAAGGTCCTTTTACCGTGTTTGCACCCACTAATGCTGCTTTTGAAAAATTGCCAGCGGGTACGGTAGAAGATTTATTGAAGCCTGAAAACAAAGAAAAACTAGTCGCTATCCTGACTTATCATGTTGTGGCAGGTAATGTTATGGCAGCAGACGTAGTTAAATTAACGAAAGCGACTACAGTGCAAGGTAGTGACATAATGATTGATACTTCAGACGGTGTGAAAGTCAATAATGCGACTGTTACGCAAACGGATCTAAAAACTAAAAATGGCGTGATACACGTAATCGATACGGTGATTATGCCTAAAATGTAATGTCCTTCAACGGTCATTGAAATAATAAAAAAGAGCAGTTAAATGCTCTTTGGTATTATTTAAAATAAAACATTTTTAATGTCTCGCGGATTTCAATTTATAGTGCAATTCATAAAGTCTTATCTAAAAACTGCATCTACGAAACAAAGTTTAGTGGCATTAAGTCGACGTAAGCCGATTGAGTTTTAACTGTTTCAGAAATACTATAATCGTTGTTTAAGCTCATTTTTATATGTTCTTGATAACTCGACTACATTGCCATTTTCAATCTTATTTCGCCATCACCACTCGGCTGATAACTAATATGATCGTTGGCTGAGAAGTTAACTGCGTAAGAGTGGTGAGTGCGACAGAAACCTTTCTCGGCGAGTCTTTTACTCAAGTTTTCGAGGGTTGAGCTTAATGGGTAAATGCGACCACCACTTTCTAGGTTAACGTAGTTGTCTGCTGTTTACATACGTTCAATATTGTCCACTTTCACTAAAAATTCTCTGTCTAGCTTTTTTATCTAGTAGATGGTCAGGAACGTTGGAGGATGATTGTGGTTCAGACTCGGCTTCTATAAGGTTGGCTTCGTCTTTAAGGCGGCCGGAGATGTATTGATATAACTGATAAAAAACTAAGAACAATCCATAACTCATGGCATCTTTGCGGTATTCGTAGATGAATTCGCGCAATATTGAGCCAAAATCGTAATTTCCACCGATTGTCCAATATACAACCTCTCTTAACACAACCATGATGCTGACGTGCAATACAGAAAACAGCAATGACGCAACCAAGTTTTTGCCTAGTTGGCTTTTTATATTAGACAGTTTGAGTGGTGAGCGTTGCCAGAACATTGCCAGTAAGGGTAATAACAATAATACGCTTATTGTGCTGGAATACTCCCAGATAAAAGGCTCTATCAGGGTAAACTCTGGGGCTCCATTACGCGTTGCTTACATCCAATCAGATGTGGCATTAATGGTGCTGTTGATAAAGAAGTAGCTGGCTATCAATAAAAAAAGGTAACGGCCTTTTGTTGCTCAAAGCGTTTAAACCATGTCAATTTTTATCCTTGTTATCCGCAGCTTGCCATTATCACATCACTACTGCTCGTTTAGTCATTAAAAAGGATTTATTTAACTTTAAAGACAAATAGGACTTAAGTAATTGATCAAATACGTTATGACCCAGATGGGCAGTACTAGGTTATATAAAGGTTCACAGGAGCTAATTATTAAATTGTCTATGAGTGTGAAACAGTATTAAATTAGCTTTTTAGTGAGTGTGTTAAATGTAAACTCAATGTTGCCAGGTTGTACATACGTATTCACTTGGCAGTTTATTTCTACATGCTCTAGTGTTGGTCCTTGGGGAAGTTTAACCCTATTTAGTACTTAAAATACTTTAATCAGGACTCACAAAAGACGGGTGTAAAGATGATGAAAATAAATAAAACACTTCTGGCTGCTGTTCTTGGCAGCACATTACTCGGGCAGCCCATTGTTCAAGCTGAACCCACCACCTTCGTTCATTTGTTTGAGTGGAGCTGGCTGGACGTTGCTACCGAATGCGAAACATTTTTAGGCCCAAAAGGTTTTGCGGCGGTTCAGGTATCGCCACCTAATGAACATATTACTACTAGCCAATGGTGGGCTAGATATCAACCGGTTAGTTATATGCTGGAAAGTCGAGGCGGTAGCCGTGCTGAATTTATTGATATGGTGCAGCGATGTGATGCGGTAGGTGTCGATATCTATGTGGATGCCATTATTAATCATATGGCCGCGGGGTCTGGCACCGGAACTGCTGGTAATAGTTTCGGTAATAAGAGTTACTCGATTTATTCACCTCAAGATTTTCATACTAGTTGTTCTATAGACAATTATAGTAACCGTTATCAAGTACAAAACTGCGAATTAGTAGGGCTAGCAGATTTAGATACTGATGCGACCTATGTTCAAGATACGATTGCGGCTTTTTTGAGTGACTTAACCAATATTGGAGTGAAAGGTTTTCGTTTAGACGCATCTAAGCATATGCCAACTGAAGATATTTCAACAATCCTCTCTAAAGTATCCGGTGCACCATTGATATTTCAAGAAGTCATTGATCAAGGAGGTGAGGCTATTTCTGCAGCAGAATATGCGAGTAATGGTTTAGTCACCGAATTTAAATACAGTGTTGAAATTGGCAATACCTTTAGCAACGGCAACCTTGCATGGCTAAGTAATTTTGGCGAAGGATGGGGGTTTATGCCAAGTTACCAAGCCGTTGTTTTTGTCGATAACCATGATAACCAGCGTGGCCATGGTGGTGGTGGCAATGTTATCACTTATGAAGATGGTCGTTTATACGATTTAGCTAACGTATTTATGTTGGCGTACCCTTATGGCTATCCAAAACTCATGTCGAGTTATGATTACAAAGGCGATACTGACGTGGGTGGACCTTCGGTACCTGTTCACAATAATGGTACGTTAGAATGTTTTGCGGATAAGTGGAAATGTGAACACCGTTATTCGTATATGTCAGGTGGCGTAGATTTTCGTAACAACACGACAAATCATTTTGCGATTTCCGATTGGTGGGATAATGGTGCTAATCAGATTGCGTTTGGTCGCGGGTCACAAGGTTTTGTTGCTATAAACAAAGAAACCTTTGGTCTAAATTCAAACGTTGCTACCTCTATGGCACAAGGCCAATATTGTAACGTGTTAAAAGGCGAGCTAAGTAGCGATAAACTAAGCTGTTCGGGTGGTGTGATCACGGTGCAACCTGATGGTTCAATTAATCTGGATGTGCCTGCTTTTGATGCCGTTGCTATTCATCACAATGCTAAGATTCAAGGTACCTCGACGCCAGATGATATTCAGCGCACTGTGTTATTTATTCAAGCACAAACACAAGGAGGTCAAAACATGTTTGTACGTGGAGGTATAGACCACAACTATGCCGCATCCAATTTAGGTTTGAACTGCACGTCAAATAATTATGTTTGTGCGATGCCAATCAGCCATAACAACCTAAACAATACCACCACCTCCTCTTGGAAAATGAACGATAACTTTCTTGATTGGTATGGAATAGAAGCGGGGCAAAGTACAGAAGCCGAGGGCACCGCACTCGATTGGACAACGGATATTTGGCCTGCAGCATACGGCCCACTAAAAACCGTAGAAAATGATGGTTATGGTCAAGAGCCTCTTAACATTTGGGGGCCGCACCACTGGATGCTAGATGTAGAGATGGATTGTAGCAAAACCGTCAACGGTTGGTTTGAACTCAAAGCTTATATTAAAAATGGTCAAGGT
Coding sequences:
- a CDS encoding STN domain-containing protein, with the protein product MSKQYNLVIVAPESLKDSVQLSAVNNHSSVLEALKAGLANTNLTATMNTNGSIMIVPRQVSTEKTKNTKKDLGDSIGRKN
- a CDS encoding LytTR family transcriptional regulator DNA-binding domain-containing protein, translating into MYPLSSTLENLSKRLAEKGFCRTHHSYAVNFSANDHISYQPSGDGEIRLKMAM
- a CDS encoding TonB-dependent receptor domain-containing protein, coding for MGSYLTPIAGTLPISLLNNDDIAAYGVSDGAELLRMLPQSGDMAFNESNFTGGVNTLRGDVASVNLRSIGTGNTLMLVNGRRMVLHPSWQNSSSVPVVSYNMNTIPAAGIAQMQVMRDGASALYGADAVAGVINTVMINDYDGVAFSARYGKAIGIGKKDLNLTFSAGTELNGGKGNISFYAGYDSRNAVPTSNYKYAASADRTPFLVGTDFEDNSAFDNRSSIGGHGYFDMIDTGTIGLQDGTALTNSSGRFHVQPTTNSGCLTNVSDTICIDDGYWSYATDNAMYHDLGAERELYSKRSRLNIFSVFSYDINDTHELYGELGAYVAHTSRNGDSARILTDQRFSISKNAYWNPFGATTLADGSANPNRLASTDVPDEGVDLLLYHYRVTDADVRHIKVTNKTYRALLGLKGTLGDWNYDTALLYSTASSDDKTKNGLSVSKFQDSINKITPDAYNPFCGASCNSETTLTTFYQDLTKNATTELALVDFKVSHPSIFSWAAGDVGFASGIEYRYVSFDEDKDDRLDGTSPFMDSISGNVAQSNSIGDSPTNDVFGDRSVFSTFAELSLPLVSQAMNISLVQAVNMQLAARYENLSDVGNAFVPRVAASWHVNNNLMFRGSWSEGFRAPNLVQTNLLGINRQSSTVDYARCTAKLEKGLIEGNLSNCKGDQIKVLREPVDLESETSVNTGYGVVFTPSLIENLTLTLDYWQIEQEGVIGVLSATSQSALDLYYRKNGQTNPNVQREKATPEDIELFLGTGISASGEITQVIDPYLNLDKQISSGVDYALEYKFKNDMGQFTYNLSAARLISRKTIAGEESDILSDLGIVVTNLGNMVGINGSPKWKANSSLKWRNQAWSAALTMEHTGKFEETSASITDSEGNREYWKIDAWHRFNAYIGYDFTHDAAQGIKISFGIKNLFDKLPPMADDRFGLFGGIHTPEGRYVYTKLNYKF
- a CDS encoding alpha-amylase; protein product: MKINKTLLAAVLGSTLLGQPIVQAEPTTFVHLFEWSWLDVATECETFLGPKGFAAVQVSPPNEHITTSQWWARYQPVSYMLESRGGSRAEFIDMVQRCDAVGVDIYVDAIINHMAAGSGTGTAGNSFGNKSYSIYSPQDFHTSCSIDNYSNRYQVQNCELVGLADLDTDATYVQDTIAAFLSDLTNIGVKGFRLDASKHMPTEDISTILSKVSGAPLIFQEVIDQGGEAISAAEYASNGLVTEFKYSVEIGNTFSNGNLAWLSNFGEGWGFMPSYQAVVFVDNHDNQRGHGGGGNVITYEDGRLYDLANVFMLAYPYGYPKLMSSYDYKGDTDVGGPSVPVHNNGTLECFADKWKCEHRYSYMSGGVDFRNNTTNHFAISDWWDNGANQIAFGRGSQGFVAINKETFGLNSNVATSMAQGQYCNVLKGELSSDKLSCSGGVITVQPDGSINLDVPAFDAVAIHHNAKIQGTSTPDDIQRTVLFIQAQTQGGQNMFVRGGIDHNYAASNLGLNCTSNNYVCAMPISHNNLNNTTTSSWKMNDNFLDWYGIEAGQSTEAEGTALDWTTDIWPAAYGPLKTVENDGYGQEPLNIWGPHHWMLDVEMDCSKTVNGWFELKAYIKNGQGWEGDIQQSNTPYSSNNHFAQCGKINKFDFNNSNVEIKDF
- a CDS encoding FecR family protein; translation: MNTLFPMKNATQTQAREWLLLMHSGEVQPQDYQAFKGWLQASSKNTKTYRDMEMLWRQTRHTNEAEMYVAYRIKQQVPQTGYTSIKRLSIWASAIAASFLLLILPKSHFFDVAPASQVYEAPKTEIRSFKLDDGSEITLGAGSKVAVTLNNKSRNVQQLVGEVLYHVAKDPNKPFTVSVQGSDIMVLGTIFDVQLSQSQTILTVAEGHVKVEHNQEIKNLVKAQRVIIGHNGQNSEISSISLSQFANWQQKRFNFIATSLDDVVKTLNRYLPEPILFTHPSLKTRTITASFNINQIEQMLDTLNYSHKIQWNKDPQGVIWLSL
- a CDS encoding IS982 family transposase, with amino-acid sequence MSKFVELFCDVDDFCKVFIPQWCKQLLEDGTRKRQKEGQREGQMTTYEIMTIVVSFHMSHYRDFKNYSLGYVSLVYKNAFPNLLSYTQFIEVMPRVIVPICAYFTSLKGKPSGYEFIDSSSIKVCHNIRIPRHKTFDGIAQRGKGTMGWFYGFKLHLVVNHHGEIVAAKVTTANVHDTQPVRELAEGLTDKLYGDKGYLSKALEADLLDKGVSLITTVRKNMKAKATSLWDRAMLSRRYIIETINDQLKNISYIEHSRHRSMNGFMLNLLAGLVANCLKENKPNLNLTDVELNSMIIA
- a CDS encoding RNA polymerase sigma factor, producing the protein MSQIFLCKFYKHYWPELCGKLRRRFGNGPPDPEDIAQLAFIKYSEMMSKDPIENPKAFIYTIARNLVIDSFRREKKQEKMIDEIFQEFNIAALDEQSAGHDALDSERISLIEDAMAKLPAKQKSFLMASCVEGLSYRTIAKQTGHSLSDISRTIEKAYAAISAELLNDEEDKQAEYNVPSKMRKLQ
- a CDS encoding fasciclin domain-containing protein encodes the protein MKFFITKFVSIAVLSLSILTTSAFAMHHKSANLDIVETAASNPAFSTLVAAVKAAGLVETLQGEGPFTVFAPTNAAFEKLPAGTVEDLLKPENKEKLVAILTYHVVAGNVMAADVVKLTKATTVQGSDIMIDTSDGVKVNNATVTQTDLKTKNGVIHVIDTVIMPKM